The Elusimicrobiota bacterium sequence CCGCACGTCAACATAGGTACGATCGGCCACGTGGACCACGGCAAGACGACGTTGACGGCGGCGATCACCCACTTTTTGTCGAAGAAGGGCTTGGCGCAGGCCAAGAAGTAC is a genomic window containing:
- the tuf gene encoding elongation factor Tu (EF-Tu; promotes GTP-dependent binding of aminoacyl-tRNA to the A-site of ribosomes during protein biosynthesis; when the tRNA anticodon matches the mRNA codon, GTP hydrolysis results; the inactive EF-Tu-GDP leaves the ribosome and release of GDP is promoted by elongation factor Ts; many prokaryotes have two copies of the gene encoding EF-Tu) encodes the protein MAKAKFERKKPHVNIGTIGHVDHGKTTLTAAITHFLSKKGLAQAKKY